GACGTAGTCCTGGATGGAGTTGTAGTCATCCGTTGCGTACTCGATCATGAAGTAGCCGGAATTCGAAAATCGCTGGATGAACTGACGGCTCTCCGCCGATTTGTCCAGATCACAGACGACCATCGAGATGTTCTTCACATCAAGCGATGCCGCGAACCCGAGAAACGTCAGCTGGATGACCGGAGCGAGAAAGACGATCGGCAGCAGCCGCCGGTCCTTCAGCAACTGGCCGAATTCCTTCTTGAGAAGCGCTATGATCCGGTGTCGGCTCACGTATCTATCCTATGGTCCGTTTGAATCGTACTGTGCTGATCGTCAGCAAGACAGTCGCAAAAACCGCCAGGTAAACAAGCTGCTCCCAGAACGCAGCAATGCCCGCTCCCTTGAGAAGGATGCTGCGGAGTATGACCAGATAGAACTTCGCCGGCGTGACGTTCGACAACACCTGCAGCCACCACGGCATGCTCCGGATCGGGAACACGAATCCGGAGAGAATAATCGTAGGAAGCATGGAAACGAGAGCGGCTATCTGAAATGCGACCTGCTGGCTATCCGAGATCGTTGAAACAAGCAACCCAATGCTCAGTGCCGCGATGACAAAGAGCACCGTCGCCCCAAACAGCAGAAACACACTCCCTTTGATGACCACTCCAAACAAGGCGTACGCCGCAATGAGTACGAGCGCCGCGGCGACGAGCGAAATGAGCGCATACGGTATCAACTTTCCCATGATGAAGTGGAGAGAATGTACCGGCGAGACGTTTATTTGTTCAATCGTGTTGCGTTCCTTTTCCCGGACAATGGACAACGACGTCGCAATGACGGCTGTGATCGCGAGGATGAATGCGATCAGTCCGGGCACGAGAAATTTGGAGCTCTTCAGTTCCGGATTGTACCAGATGCGCCCCTCGTACTGTATGGGGATGTAGTTGCCCCGGCCAATCTTCGCCAGATTGTTCAACACGATCCGCTGAGAATACTGAAGAACAACAGCCTGCGAAAACCCCACGATGGTCGTTGCCGAGTTCGCATCCATTCCGTCTACAAGGATCTGGACTGAGGCAGACTCGTTCGCATGCATGCGATCTGAAAAACCCGCTGGCACGACGAGAACCATGCGCGCGTGCCCGTCGTCCAGCATGTGCGTCGCCTCCTCCGACGTTGCCAGGTCCTGCACATAGTCGAAGTACCCCGACGTGACGAAGGAATTGACGAACTCCCGGGAGATGGACCCTTTGTCCAGGTTCACCACAACCATCCTGATGTGATTGACGTCAAAATTCAACGCATACCCGTTCAGCAGCAGAAGGCCTGCGGGGACAAGCGTCAGCACAGCGAGCACGCGTTTATCTCTCCGGATGTGCCGGAATTCCTTCTTTATGATCGGAAGTAGACGGTCAAGCATGCGTTGTTCCCTAAGCGGCTCGTTGAGCTTCCTGATCCAGCAGATAGATGAACACATCCTCGAGCGAAGGCGTGATGCGCTCGATATGCGTCACGTGAATGTCCTGTTTCTTCAACACCTTTTTGATCTCCCTCCGCGCCAGCGTCTCGTCGGAGACACTGACGTGCATCGACGTTCCGAACACCGACGTCTCCACTGCCCACGGCTGCTGCTCAAGCAACGCGAGAGCTTCGATCACGGTGCCGCATCGCACTTCAAGAATCGGCGTCTTGATGTGCTGTTCCTTGAGCTCTTTTGGACTACCCCCGGCGATGATCTTGCCGGCGTTGATGAGGATGATGTCGTTGCAATATTCCGCCTCTTCGAGGAAGTGCGTAGTCACAAGGACCGTTATTCCATCAGCGGAAAGGTCGTTGATGAGTTCCCAGAACTTCCTCCGCATGACCGGGTCTACGCCGCTCGTCGGCTCATCCAGGAACACAATTCTCGGCCGGTGAAGCACCGCACAGCCGAGCGCAAGGCGTTGCTTCCACCCTCCTGACAGCGTGCCCGTGATGCTCCGTTCACGCCCTTTGAGGTTAGCCATCTCCAGCACCCATTGCTTCCGCTCCGCAAGCTCACCGTCGCTCAGCCCGTACACCTTGCCGAAGAAGTTGATGTTCTCATCCACCGTGAGATCCTCGTAGAGCGAGAACCGTTGCGACATGTACCCGATGTTCTCTTTGACCTTTTCCGATTGCGTGTTGATATCATAACCGCCGACCCGGGCCGTCCCTTTTGTCGTTTGCAGAAGCCCGCACAGCATGCGGATCGTCGTGGACTTGCCCGCTCCGTTGGCCCCGAGGAACCCGAAGATTTCCCCCTGCTTCACTTCGAAAGAGATGTGGTCGACTGCACAGAACTTTCCGAAGTGCTTGGTCAGGTTTTCGACTTCAATCGCATTCACAGCCATGAGATATCATCCTCAAAGGATCGGCCCCTGCTACCGCAGCTCGCCAAGTGCTTTCTCCAGCCTTGCTTCCGCCAATTCATGGTCCACCAACGACTGCGTCAGCTGGAGTTTTGACTGCAGTAGTGCGACTTCCGCATCGAGGAGCTCGGAGCTCGACGTAAGGCCTGCCTTGTACTTTTCTGCCGCCGTCCGGTAGTTTTCATTTGCCTGATCGACAGTCAATTCGGAAAGCCTGATGCGTTCCTTCGCCTGCTGGAAATTCAGATAGCTCTGCGTCACCTCGAGCGTGATACCGTCCTTCAATGTCACGAGAGCGTCTTTTGTTTGTTCAAGCTGTGCCTTCGCCTGATTCGTCTGGTGCAACGCCGTGAGGTTGTTCCAGAGATCGAACTGGACCGAAAGACCCACATCCCATGTGTCCTTGAATTCGTCTTTGGCCGGAATGATCCGCTGATTTGGCCTGGCATAATTGTAGTTCCCTGTGAGAAAGATCTGCGGAAACCAGCCTCCCACAGCCGAAGTCACTGCTGCTCCGGCGGCTTTCACGCGCGATTCCATCCCCAGGACTTCTGGGCGGGTTCCCAGAGCCGAGGCGAGCGTCTTTGCCAATTCGGGAAATTCTCTCGTCGTCGCAGTGAGGGGCGAGGCAATGCCGACGTCTGTACCAAGAGGGATGCCGATCGTTGAGTTCAGGGAAATCATCGCAAGCCTTACAGCATTTCCCGCGTCACTTTGAAGGATCTTCGAATTGGATAGTTGCACTCTCACCTTCAAGACATCGTTGGTGGTTGCCATCCCCTGCTTCACCAGGTTTTCGACATCCTCAAGATGCGAACTCACTTGTTTCACATTTTCGTCAGTCAGGCGTTTCATTTCGTTTACCCTGTACAGGTTCCAATAGGCCGACTTGATATTGAAGACCAGTTCCGCCCTCTCCTTCGCCACATCAATTCTGGAGGCCTCAGCCTGGAATGCTGCGTTGTCCGCTGCGCCCTGGAATTTCCAACCGGTGAAGAGCGGCTGTTGAAAGGAGGCCCGGAGATTGTAGCTGTTCGGGATGTAGGGAAACAACGAGGTAGGCGCTCCCGGAAGCGGGAGAGTAAACGCCGGCACCTCGCTCAATCGTTGATATGAACCCATCACCTTTAATGACGGATAGAGCATTGCGCTCATTTCACTCGCTTTTGCACCCGCATACTCCGATTTCATCTGCGCAGCGTGAAGAACCCGGCTGTTTTCGATTCCGATGTTCACGCTTTCCTCAATCGTGAGCATCTTCACCTGCGCAACAGCGCTCGAGAATCCTGCGACCAACAGAGCCAATGTTACAGTAATCGTTTTCATGCTGCCGGGCCTTCCACAATGCCTTGTTTGCTGTTTCGCTCCGAAAGAAGAGAGATAAAAACATTTTCCAGGGACGGCGCGATCACCCGGTGATCGGCTACTTCCACAGAGTGTTTCTTCAGAGCTTCGAGAATTCTGCGCATCCCCTTTTTTTCGTCCTCCACCACGACATTCAGCCGGTCGCCAAAGGCCTGCACTTCCATCGCCAGTTGCCCTGATTTGAGAACCGATGACGCCTTGCGAATGTCGTCGCACACCAACTCGACAATCGTGCCTTTCATGGTACTCTTGAGATTCTGCGGGGTATCCGCCACGAGCACCCGCCCTGCGTTCATCATCGCAACGCGGCTGCAGCGCTCGGCCTCATCCAGATAGGGCGTCGTCATCAGGATGGTGATGCCGGTTTTCAAGAGGTTCGAGAGGATCTTCCAGAAATCACGCCGCGAAACCGGGTCGACGCCGGCGGTCGGTTCATCAAGAAAAATCACCTCTGGCGTATGAATCAACGTGCAGGCGAGCGCGAGCTTCTGCTTCATGCCTCCGGACAGGTTTTCCGCGAACCGGCTGCGAAAAGGGACCAGCCGGGTAAACTCGAGAAGTTCCTCCCTCCGTGTCCGGTATTCACGTACTCCATGGATCTCTGCGAAGAACTCGATGTTCTCATCGACAGTCAGGTCGCCATAGAGGCTGAATTTCTGAGACAGGTATCCTATGCGATCCTTCACTTGGCCGGGCTGTTTCCGTACGTCGTAGCCGCACACGTACAACTCCCCCTCGTCGGGCGGAAGAATGCCGCAGAGCATCCTGATCGTAGTCGTCTTGCCGGAACCGTCGGGACCAACAAGGGCATACATCTCCCCCTTCTCGATCCGCATCGACACCGAATCGACTGCGCGATGGATCCCGAATGACTTGCTGACTGACCTTAGTTCGATGGCGCTCATAGCACTTTGCGATCAACGCACGACGGCATCGGCCGGCATTCCAGACTTCAACGCGCGTTCTTTGTTTTCCACCTCGAGCTTCACACCGAAGACCAGCTTCGTTCGGTCTTCTTTGGTTTGAACATTCTTCGGAGTGAATTCTGCTATAGGCGAAATGTACATGACCTTTCCGGGGAAGGTCTTCTGGGGATAGGTATCGATCGATACGTCCGCCGGTCCCCCAAGCTTCACTTTGCCGAGCTCTGACTCATTGACGTAGATCATCAGTTCCATCTTGTCGAGGCGTGCGATCGTGGCAATCACGGCGCCCATGCTCACGAGTTCACCTTCCTCAAAAGGCTTATGCGTGATCGTGCCCGCGACCGGAGCGATGATGACTGCGTCAGTGAGCTGTTTCATAAGCAGGTCCGCGGTCGCTCTGGCCTGACCTGCCCGGGCTTTCGCCGCGGCCAGGTCTTCGGGACGCGCGAATTTCCGGAGCTTGCCAAGGTTCTGTTCGGCGGAATTCAACTGGGCCCTGGCGATCGTGTATCGCGATTCGGCGTCGTCGAATTGTTTTTTCGAGATCGTGTTCGTCGCAAGCAGCTGTTTCATTCTCGCGTAGTCATCATTGGAGCTCTTGAAGGACGCCTCGGCCTGACGCTGCGCCTCTTCACCGAGCCTCAGGTCTTCCGAGCGTGCGCCGTTGAGCAACAGCCTGTGTTGTGCGTCTGCTACTTCGAAGCCCGCCTGCGCCTGCTTCCATTGCAGGACCAGCGTGGAGCGATCAAGGATCACAAGCGTATCGCCGGCTTTCACCTCACTCCCTTCCTGCACACGAATGGTCTCAATCTGACCCGGCACCTTCGCGCTCACTTTTACTTCCGTTGCTTCGAGTGTGCCGCTCGCTTCTATTGCTCCTTTGCTGCCGTTCCCGCATCCCCAGAGCACGAAGCCCAGAACCAGGAAAATGGATTTCGTTTTCATGATGTCCTTCGTTGTGAACTAGACGAATTCAGTTGGTTTGTCGAAGACGTGAAATTCTTTCCTCGCCGCATCGGTCAGTGCACCCTCGAAGAGAACCTTCAGGATGT
This genomic window from Ignavibacteriales bacterium contains:
- a CDS encoding ABC transporter permease, which translates into the protein MLDRLLPIIKKEFRHIRRDKRVLAVLTLVPAGLLLLNGYALNFDVNHIRMVVVNLDKGSISREFVNSFVTSGYFDYVQDLATSEEATHMLDDGHARMVLVVPAGFSDRMHANESASVQILVDGMDANSATTIVGFSQAVVLQYSQRIVLNNLAKIGRGNYIPIQYEGRIWYNPELKSSKFLVPGLIAFILAITAVIATSLSIVREKERNTIEQINVSPVHSLHFIMGKLIPYALISLVAAALVLIAAYALFGVVIKGSVFLLFGATVLFVIAALSIGLLVSTISDSQQVAFQIAALVSMLPTIILSGFVFPIRSMPWWLQVLSNVTPAKFYLVILRSILLKGAGIAAFWEQLVYLAVFATVLLTISTVRFKRTIG
- a CDS encoding ABC transporter ATP-binding protein, with the protein product MAVNAIEVENLTKHFGKFCAVDHISFEVKQGEIFGFLGANGAGKSTTIRMLCGLLQTTKGTARVGGYDINTQSEKVKENIGYMSQRFSLYEDLTVDENINFFGKVYGLSDGELAERKQWVLEMANLKGRERSITGTLSGGWKQRLALGCAVLHRPRIVFLDEPTSGVDPVMRRKFWELINDLSADGITVLVTTHFLEEAEYCNDIILINAGKIIAGGSPKELKEQHIKTPILEVRCGTVIEALALLEQQPWAVETSVFGTSMHVSVSDETLARREIKKVLKKQDIHVTHIERITPSLEDVFIYLLDQEAQRAA
- a CDS encoding TolC family protein, yielding MKTITVTLALLVAGFSSAVAQVKMLTIEESVNIGIENSRVLHAAQMKSEYAGAKASEMSAMLYPSLKVMGSYQRLSEVPAFTLPLPGAPTSLFPYIPNSYNLRASFQQPLFTGWKFQGAADNAAFQAEASRIDVAKERAELVFNIKSAYWNLYRVNEMKRLTDENVKQVSSHLEDVENLVKQGMATTNDVLKVRVQLSNSKILQSDAGNAVRLAMISLNSTIGIPLGTDVGIASPLTATTREFPELAKTLASALGTRPEVLGMESRVKAAGAAVTSAVGGWFPQIFLTGNYNYARPNQRIIPAKDEFKDTWDVGLSVQFDLWNNLTALHQTNQAKAQLEQTKDALVTLKDGITLEVTQSYLNFQQAKERIRLSELTVDQANENYRTAAEKYKAGLTSSSELLDAEVALLQSKLQLTQSLVDHELAEARLEKALGELR
- a CDS encoding ABC transporter ATP-binding protein codes for the protein MSAIELRSVSKSFGIHRAVDSVSMRIEKGEMYALVGPDGSGKTTTIRMLCGILPPDEGELYVCGYDVRKQPGQVKDRIGYLSQKFSLYGDLTVDENIEFFAEIHGVREYRTRREELLEFTRLVPFRSRFAENLSGGMKQKLALACTLIHTPEVIFLDEPTAGVDPVSRRDFWKILSNLLKTGITILMTTPYLDEAERCSRVAMMNAGRVLVADTPQNLKSTMKGTIVELVCDDIRKASSVLKSGQLAMEVQAFGDRLNVVVEDEKKGMRRILEALKKHSVEVADHRVIAPSLENVFISLLSERNSKQGIVEGPAA
- a CDS encoding efflux RND transporter periplasmic adaptor subunit, encoding MKTKSIFLVLGFVLWGCGNGSKGAIEASGTLEATEVKVSAKVPGQIETIRVQEGSEVKAGDTLVILDRSTLVLQWKQAQAGFEVADAQHRLLLNGARSEDLRLGEEAQRQAEASFKSSNDDYARMKQLLATNTISKKQFDDAESRYTIARAQLNSAEQNLGKLRKFARPEDLAAAKARAGQARATADLLMKQLTDAVIIAPVAGTITHKPFEEGELVSMGAVIATIARLDKMELMIYVNESELGKVKLGGPADVSIDTYPQKTFPGKVMYISPIAEFTPKNVQTKEDRTKLVFGVKLEVENKERALKSGMPADAVVR